Proteins found in one Quercus robur chromosome 2, dhQueRobu3.1, whole genome shotgun sequence genomic segment:
- the LOC126715947 gene encoding ATP phosphoribosyltransferase 2, chloroplastic-like produces MSVMLQPCLSASMPSFPFKRTVLVCCASSQQSDARVPERTKVRLGLPSKGCMESDTLRLLEACQLPVNREKPRQYVGQIPELADLEVWFQRPKDIVRRLISGDIDLGIVGFDIVSEYGQGNEDLIIVHDALKYGECRLSLAIPKYGIFENINSLKELAEMPQWTAENPLRVATGFTYLGPKFMKENGLKYVTFSTADGALEAAPAMGVADAIVDLVSSGTTLNENDLKEIKGGIVLKSQAVLVASWKALIQREGVLDITRKILKRLEKRLETVGQFRVSTNMRGSSVEEAAERILSQPSLSGLQVVGSGVLVSLLTNIFNEETPRWYELLRKLGL; encoded by the exons ATGTCGGTGATGCTCCAGCCATGCCTCTCAGCCTCAATGCCTTCTTTCCCCTTCAAACGCACCGTTTTGGTGTGCTGCGCTTCGTCGCAGCAGTCCGACGCTAGGGTCCCCGAGCGAACCAAGGTCCGTCTCGGCCTCCCCAGCAAAGGCTGCATGGAGTCCGATACTCTAAGGCTTCTCGAA GCTTGTCAATTGCCTGTGAATCGAGAGAAACCACGACAATACGTTGGGCAAATTCCTGAG CTTGCTGATTTGGAAGTTTGGTTCCAGCGGCCCAAAGACATCGTCCGGAGATTGATATCCGGAGATATAGACCTTGGTATTGTGGGTTTTGATATAGTCAGTGAATATGGCCAG GGCAATGAAGATCTTATTATTGTTCATGATGCTCTTAAGTATGGGGAATGCCGTTTATCACTGGCG ATTCCCAAATATGGGATTTTTGAGAACATAAATTCTCTAAAAGAGTTGGCAGAAATGCCTCAATGGACTGCTGAAAATCCTCTACGAGTCGCTACTGGATTCACCTAC CTAGGTCCTAAATTTATGAAAGAAAATGGACTAAAGTATGTGACTTTTTCAACTGCTGATGGAGCACTGGAGGCAGCTCCTGCG ATGGGCGTAGCTGATGCAATTGTGGACCTTGTGAGTAGTGGAACAACACTGAATGAAAACGACTTGAAAGAAATTAAAGGCGGAATTGTGTTGAAAAGCCAG GCAGTTCTTGTTGCAAGTTGGAAAGCATTGATACAGAGGGAAGGTGTATTGGACATAACACGTAAGATTCTTAAAAGATTGGAGAAACGTTTGGAGACTGTTGGTCAGTTCAGG GTTTCTACAAACATGAGGGGAAGTAGTGTGGAGGAAGCGGCCGAGAGAATACTGAGTCAGCCATCATTATCTGGATTGCAG GTTGTAGGCAGTGGAGTTCTTGTTTCTCTTTTGACCAACATTTTTAATGAAGAGACTCCAAGATGGTATGAGCTTCTCAGAAAACTTGGACTTTAG